The DNA segment ggtgagcttttgtgatcacccttcatccggcgtccgttgtccgtcgtccgtcgtcagtccgtgcgtccttgcgtcaacaatttcttgtctgcacgatagtggtttcatttatgattatattttaaccaaacttacacacaacttgtatcaccataagatcacggttcctttcttgaactggccagatcccattatgggttctagagttatggcccctgaaagggccaaaattagctattttgaccttgtctgcacaatagcagctttatttatgatttgatttttaccaaactggcacacaacttgtatcaccataagatcttggttcctttcttgaactggccagatgccattatgggttccagagtgatggcccctgaaagggccagaattagctattttgaccttgtctgcacaatagcagcttcatttatgatttgaatttaatcaaacttgcacacaacttgtatcaccataagatcttggttcctttcttgaactggccagattcctttatgggttccagagttatggcccctgaaagggccagaattagctattttgaaattgtctgcacaatagcagcttcatttatgatttgaatttaatcaaacttgcacaaaacttgtgtcactataagatctcggttcttttcttgaactggccagatcccttaatgggttccagagttatggcccctgaaagggccaaaattagcttttttgaccttgtctgcacaatagcagcttcatttatgatttgaatttaatcgaacttgcacaaaacttgtgtcactataagatctcggttcttttcttgaaccggccagatcccttaatgggttccagagttatggcccctgaaagggccaaaattagcttttttgaccttgtctgcataatagcagcttcatttatgatttgattttaaccaaacttgcacacaacttgtatcaccacaagatcttgcttcctttcttgaactggccagattccatcatgggttccagagttatgaccccttaaaggtccaaaattggctattttagcttttgcagccatatagagacttcatttatggttttatctgatacaaacttccaaaatatcttcaacaacaataaatcttggattccatgacaaatcagatccaatcataggttccagagttattttatatctgattacctcccctgattgtaatcaaaatggatttatatcagtaagtacttataggacttatttgaaatttcattattgttatgagttggactgagacaatcagggtagataactatggactgattttatgtcaaattacctccctttatttcaaattaaaatgggtatatctccgtaactaatgaagatactgatctgaaatttcatttatgtcagcagatttatttggcaggtccttcttttgttcacttacaatatatttttttattactttccttttacgttactataaaaagcttattttagtaacttttttattattggccgtagggaaaaaccgagaccacttttctgtggtacaacatggatggtacctccaatttttaggtgtattttgacatatctataccttgtaagaatttttgttttctttttggttaaatttcttccttttgttgttcctgtcctttggactgagatatcttttctgaggaccttcttgtcctcaagtgcaatgataacaggtgagcgatatagggccatcatggccctcttgtttgaaggCTTGTGCTTTCTAATAAAGTATTGTTTTAATCCGTCAGGACTTCTTCCTTTGTAGAAATTTGTGGAGCAGAAAATTATGCAGATATATCTGAATTATAAAAAATTGGAAATACTGAGTCTGTTTTAGCAATAAACAAAGTATTTGTTCTGTTGTTTTTATAGTCCTGGCACAAGACGTAGATCTGCACGTGAACGTCATGTGGCACGGCACAATGAAGCATCGCCAGAACGAAGGGCCTTTCAGCCGCCACTGGCAACCCAACACATACATCCAGCCGCACTACCTCTACAACAgcatcagcaacaacaacaacaacctgTACTTATAGACGTCGAATCGGTAAACAATTTACATTGCTTTGTATCTTGCTAACAATTAAGATTGTCAGAAACTGCTAAACTATAAGGTACCAGGTATCATAATCAGACGTTTTCCTATTATGTCATAGATTTAAGTTGGATGTTGTGTTACAGAATTACCCATTGTTGAGGTTTTCTGTTTCAGGTACAGACAGCTGCTCCAGTTACCATGGCACCATATGGTATTCCACTGTGTACGGGACCTCACATGCCAATGTGTACGACAGCTGCAGGTCACATACCTGTGTGTGCTGCTGCAGGCCAGGCCACATGGTCGTTTCCCGGCTGCAGTATACAACACATTCCAGCATGCAGTCTGCCTCAGTTACCTCCCTTGACTACGCATCATCATCCGTCGATACCTCATGTCTTCACCCCTACTCATCATCCTCCTCTGCCCCCTGGCAACATGGCACATCATCCCCagcatcatcaacaacaacaacaacaacatcatcatcatcatcatcaaaggTTACAGCAACAGCATCATCCTCAACATCCACATTATACAGCAAATCATCAACAGGTAAGAAAAACACAATTCTACTTTTTCTGTATCTTTATATCTTAATACTAGTATACAAAAAATTATTCCGCAAAACACATACTGGTAACCTGTTGATCTTgcttaaaaacaaatttgtaaaaacaCTGTAGATTAAATTTAGGAATACATTTAGTTTTGAACTGtcacatatacatacataatttCGTTGGTTTATATAAGTTGCCTTTCCCTGAAAGGTTTCTAGTAACCGTGTTATATTGTGCTGAGTAACAGTAACATCAGTTCCCCCGTTTTATTTTACAGCGGGGCCAGGAGGAGGAGGTTCTTATTGAACGTATGCACCATCGTCCACCGGCCTACCACCATGTGCCACACCGAGGTTTTGCCCACCCACCCACACTCAATCCATCACCTCCACTCATTCTACAAGAGCCATCAGTTCACCCCACACCACAAGATATCTTTGTAAGTGTTAAACTGACTGGAGAATGTGTTGAGTTGCAAGTGTTAATCTTATAGGAAAATGTGTTGAGTTGTAACAAATTAATTTACAGTACCCACACAGTCTGCAGGTAGGAGAGGAAATTTAGAGCTATTTCTGCATAAGGTGaaaaaactgattttcaagtGTATCATCCTACCTGAATCCTACTGTGTAATGTTCACATCAACATCTGTATGTCAGCATCTTATCTAGTTGTAAAAGTGAACACACCTCTATAGCCTAGTTATAGAGTGACAGCTTCGAATGATGCATGTTATGGGTTAAGTCCCTGGCCATATCAAGGActtgaaaaatggtaccaatagctcccttgcttggcgctaaaataaattagtaaaaactaaAGGTGGACGTTGCTTCCTTTAGAATTATCCAATATAGGGCCATAATATTTTTATGCTTTGCACATGTAAAAGGTGTTTAAACAACATATGAGCGCAAGAATCGCTCTGTTGACACGTTAACACCCCCAAAATGTGAACAGAATAGTAGTTTTATGCTAAAATTCAGGAATGGCAGAAATAAGGTGAAGTTCAGCAACTGCCAACATTTTATAGGGGCATTTTGTATTTAACTAATTTTAGAAATCCATCCACTCCTATGAATACAGACTATTACTGGTTCATTAAACTCAAAATGAGCTGTTAATATTCTGAAAACTTGATGACTTAAGTCTAAATCTAGTTGTTTCTGCTTATATTGTTCAGTGCTAAATTTTTCTTCATTTCCAGGGTCCGTTCCAGAGGTTTTATGCACAGCAAAGAGCGCTCGGTCGGCGATCGATGAGAAACTTCCCACCACCCCCTCCACCTTACCCAGGATTCCTACTTCACTTCCTGTAAGTTTTTCCTGTATTTGTACTTCTTCTGTAAATGCTATTTGCAGTGGACAGACAAGATGCCCCCGGCGgcattttaaataaagaatttagtATTTTTGATGAACAGACAAGTCTGTGAAATGGTTGTAGACTTATTTGACACAAGATTTCGATTTAATTTATGAAGAGCAGAAAAGTATTATTGTCCATTTACTAGTGACTTTGCTTTATGTTATGCCCATACATGGTTTAGCTGAAATCTCAGGAGTCCAATGCTGGGTAGGTTATGGTCAGAAATTTCTTCCTGGAGGGAAGTGTTTGATTATAAGCTTGTATGTTGCAGCTCATTCATCCAGTAAACATTTGTCAAATTTGCAAAGAGAAATAATTTGGCATTGAACACATAGTAATTTGATCATAAGATTTTTTAAATCCGGAAAGTCAAGGACAGTTAGTTCTTAACTTGATAGTTACTAATACATTCATTATAACCTTTAACATTCAGTACACCACAAGTTTGCAGTACAAGGGAGACAACTAAGATTTTGAATTTCTCTAAATTTTCctgaatttttaaattattaccaTTCACGTTTGACATATtagtaaaactgttttatttgctTGATGAATACAGAGCTATGTTGGGAAATCCACCAGTACCTCCGTATGGACGTGACCTTCATGACGAAGCTACAGAAGAGAATTACGAGGCCTTGTTGAATCTCGCAGAAAGGTTAGGGGACGCAAAACCCAAGGGTCTGTGCAAGCCTGAGATTGAGCAGCTTCCAGCATACAGATTTAACGGTGAAAATCTACGCAATGGTGCTGACCAAACGTCGTGTGTTGTCTGCATGTGCGATTTTGAGAATAGGCAATTACTGAGGGTTTTACCATGTTATCATGAGTTCCATGCAAAATGTATCGATAAATGGTTGAAGGTAGGTTTGATTTCTATATAAAACCTTCTCCAAgtgtttattttctttctaatttttatttaaatgaagtAGTCTCCTTGCTCCAATACAGAGGTAgaagtgaaagaaatagttgtttttgCTTGTAGTTTATAAGGAGGAAATGATTTGACCCAAACGATAAGTGTAGATTTTCTTGTTTATGTTCTACATCTTCTTAAGGTAGTGGAGCCATAATGACATTCCGCAAATTACATGTTTTCCATGGTCATGTGATTTTGGTATTCTCCGTTTTTCACGTTTTTCAACGTATTCAGCAACATTTTAGTCTCAACATTGCAGGATTGCATAAAGATAGTATGaaatcatatgagccgcaccatgagaaaactaacataatgcatttgtgaccagcatggatccagaccagtctgcgcatctgcgcagtctggtcaggatccatgctgttcgctaacattttttctaattgcaataggctttgaaagcgaacagcatggatcctatcTGCgcagcaaacagcatggatcctgaccagatgcgcaggctggtctggatccatgctggtcgcaaacgcactatgttggttttctcatgccgtGGCTCAATTATGGAAATTACAAAGTGTCATTGCGGAGCTACTACCTTGAAAGTCTTTCACAGAACCTACAATTTGGTTCTACAGTTTGGTTACTATATTTCACTTGATGAATGAAAATGGGACTACCCTTCTGGCACTTGTTGCAAGCTGAAATTCTGTTATATAGACACAATCAAAGTCTTTCAgttaatatcaaaattgaatagaTTTATTGTAAGTCTTTTTCGATAATCATTCTAACATGGGTGGATTTATTTCCCTATTGAACAAATGATATTGAGACTGTGCTTTATTATGCAACACATACAGTCTGTAGGTGACAATTGTTATGACGTCATTATGTCAAACGTCACAGTGGCGCACTGGTAAAGAAAAccacagaaaacaggcaaatattgcATGaatatctttaacctttagcctgctgcccgcaaatgattctgcctttgcaaccagtgttcgctatattcagtcagtaaattttcagttaacacccctttgaatgataaatggtactgtccaaattgaatgatggaccagttcatttagaaatttagcaggctaagggttaaagatgtAGATAATAATCCTAGTtaatgtgttagaatcaaaataatataattcattgatttgctcttgaataaaatctttatttgtataataaaatattttctttttcttgtagACAAATAGAACTTGTCCAATATGCCGAGCAGATGCATCAGAAATAGGAAATCAGTCTGATTAGAAGATTGTTTTACAAATTTGTACACAGTCTACAGGAAATAGAAAAATGTGCACATTCTactagaaaacagaaaaaaagtgttcTTAAGGTGTTCATAAGAATTTGATATTTGTGAAAATGACACCTGCTGTCAAAGGATGCACATGTCAGATGTTAGACAGATTTACAAACAAtgcaaaaatattcatttaatgtgTACAACTATTAGCTTAAGATTTTTTTGTTATGAGGAAAAAAGTAGCAACAACAACAGTTATTAGAAAGTGCTGTTTATTACTACACGTTGTTGTGTTTGGCGAATTGTGCTGACTCTTTACCgtttttcattaaatgttgtcTATTTTTGTTAATTATACATAGTGCAAAAGTATATTTTCAGTTACACACAAAGTATTCCCATTGTTTGTGCATTATTGTATATTATCTCATTTTTTtgcacattttgaaatttagcaacAAACCTCTTAAAGTACTCCCTGTCCATGCGTTACAGTGTATTTACAGCTTAAAGCCATTCGTTCACATTTCGGGGTGTCAAAACAGTCATCTCAAAAATTTTTAAGTATAATGTGCCCTTTAGTATCAGTTTGTAAATTTTTTGCTTGGTGTTCCTGTAAATTACGTAAAtgcagattttgtcatttttattcaaGAAGTTTAACAAATTCATTGCAGAAAGACGCAAAGGTAATTTTATCACATGTTGGCTTTTTTTTCTTTGCTGAAAGAttgaaatttcttctttctttacttaTTATTGTCAAAGTCAATTTAAGTAATGtcttctatatttgaaataacatCAGCTCAAATTGTTATTATGCTAATGTAATACCAAAAattgtttcatgtatttatttcactCCCACTCAAACACGTGATAAAGTTTGGCAAGTAGTTAAATGTCAGAAGCTGTCAAAACAGTGAAGAAAACCAGCACTGTACAGATgttgtatttaataaatattaataccCAATTTACTTCTCAGTGTCtgataaatacttaaaaaatgaaGATGTTCAAATTTTTTCACCCCATTTGTGAATGAGTAAATAAGATTTTTGCTTGTAAGGTCTAATTAGCTTGAAAATTTGTTACGAGTTACAAAACATCATTGCAACTTACAGCAATTTGTACAAACTGTATATTATTAGAAAGCTTGAAAAAAAGTAGACTATACTATTAAGCAGTtaatttaagtttatttataaTACTATAAATATTTAGTCGTCTTAAAGACTGACAATTACACCTTTATGTGGAAAACCATACTGTCCTGTGATGTTTAGGTGTTAAGGTAGCGGGCCTGTACTGATATTTGGCAGTTTCCATGTGATAACTTTTTCTCATTAGAGAATATGACATTCTTTAGACATAATGTTGCTCAACGCACAAAATAAGTTTCCAGGGAAAGAAAAAATTGCAGATTGTCAATACATGTCCACTACCTTTATTTGTGCTATATTTTCCTGCACAAAAACTTGTACATATTTGAAGATAGCATTGGTCCAAAGGGTAAACTTGTgcttgattgttttcttttggcAGGGATTCATGCTTAAGGTGAAGTTGAGTTATTTAATTACACAGAATCGGGTTTGAAATGGTGTTTAAAGCTcacttttttataatttcatgGTCCAGATATCAAACTTTTTTGTTATAAGTTAATCTTATATGATTAAGAGCATGTATCGGAAAAAAGTTTTAATAGAAACACAACTCTAGATACCCTATTAAAGGCTACAACacttaaaattttataatgtaGTTCCTGGGATCTaagggaaaaaacaacaacatctctTCCACATATGTGAAGAAGTGTATCTGTGTAAATGAGCATCGGGAGATTCCTTGAATTTTATTACGAAGTATtcagttttttgggggttttttttggttcTAAAATGTAATAGCAATTTCACTGGAAGATAGaattttaaatttgatcaagATTTTAAGAGTGAGTGACCAACACTAGGACATACTTAACTACTTTctgatcaagttttttttttaatggtggtacaattgagaaaaaaaaatctccgaaATATGCAATTTTACCTGATCTCACATTGATaagtataaatacaaataaaagtgaAGTAGAAAAATGCCAAATTTCTGTAATGTTTCAGGAGAGtactatatacatgttttttgttGCACCATGCTTATATCCCCCCATGCCCCACCCACAATTCCCCCCCAAGTTGTTTATCTTTTTGTTATACCTGTTGATGATTTCGTAGATTACTGTATTAAGTGTTAACGTCTTATTGTTTACAGATAAATTATTAGTTACTGTACATTATAATTTTAAAGATAGCTCATCAGgaatttttatttgttgaatgTTTTGACTTGCAGTAAGACTGGTCCACAGTTTAAATTTAGagaaaagtaaaattttgttttcaattcatgtacatgtatattaacagTAGGTCTACGTTTTGATTCTCACTCTCATATCAAGTTGTTTTAGGACATCTTTTTTGTTGAGTCTTCCACCCCATATTCTCTGAAGTTGTAAGCAACTCAGAGATATGTTCAGTTATACACAAAGTTTGCTTTTGAATTGTTAATAGCCCACTG comes from the Mercenaria mercenaria strain notata chromosome 9, MADL_Memer_1, whole genome shotgun sequence genome and includes:
- the LOC123547138 gene encoding E3 ubiquitin-protein ligase RNF38-like isoform X3, with the protein product MYMIYQDAAQRENQQQIHHHHHHQSYYTGIITDDVAVVRKSESPSRKRRKTSGSIIDLTNTGNSPSPPATLMQCESAQSESVRLRRRNPSQRRPSGERSHTPRARRSPGTRRRSARERHVARHNEASPERRAFQPPLATQHIHPAALPLQQHQQQQQQPVLIDVESVQTAAPVTMAPYGIPLCTGPHMPMCTTAAGHIPVCAAAGQATWSFPGCSIQHIPACSLPQLPPLTTHHHPSIPHVFTPTHHPPLPPGNMAHHPQHHQQQQQQHHHHHHQRLQQQHHPQHPHYTANHQQRGQEEEVLIERMHHRPPAYHHVPHRGFAHPPTLNPSPPLILQEPSVHPTPQDIFGPFQRFYAQQRALGRRSMRNFPPPPPPYPGFLLHFLAMLGNPPVPPYGRDLHDEATEENYEALLNLAERLGDAKPKGLCKPEIEQLPAYRFNGENLRNGADQTSCVVCMCDFENRQLLRVLPCYHEFHAKCIDKWLKTNRTCPICRADASEIGNQSD
- the LOC123547138 gene encoding E3 ubiquitin-protein ligase RNF38-like isoform X2 gives rise to the protein MPIASPQSDAELLQLFLQSKPHGVSGAIPQSQLVGNCNSEQGACGSDLHHLQGGASVTADSEESEFLISTHSPPILNLSPNLSPTNENQRTSPFYDLRESTRKRGLQDAAQRENQQQIHHHHHHQSYYTGIITDDVAVVRKSESPSRKRRKTSGSIIDLTNTGNSPSPPATLMQCESAQSESVRLRRRNPSQRRPSGERSHTPRARRSPGTRRRSARERHVARHNEASPERRAFQPPLATQHIHPAALPLQQHQQQQQQPVLIDVESVQTAAPVTMAPYGIPLCTGPHMPMCTTAAGHIPVCAAAGQATWSFPGCSIQHIPACSLPQLPPLTTHHHPSIPHVFTPTHHPPLPPGNMAHHPQHHQQQQQQHHHHHHQRLQQQHHPQHPHYTANHQQRGQEEEVLIERMHHRPPAYHHVPHRGFAHPPTLNPSPPLILQEPSVHPTPQDIFGPFQRFYAQQRALGRRSMRNFPPPPPPYPGFLLHFLAMLGNPPVPPYGRDLHDEATEENYEALLNLAERLGDAKPKGLCKPEIEQLPAYRFNGENLRNGADQTSCVVCMCDFENRQLLRVLPCYHEFHAKCIDKWLKTNRTCPICRADASEIGNQSD